A window of Phragmites australis chromosome 15, lpPhrAust1.1, whole genome shotgun sequence genomic DNA:
TTTCTGTGGTTTAAGTTGGGAGTGCAAAAACTAGTATGAGATAATCCTTTAACCCATAAAAGAGTTTATTTTTAACTTAAtggcaggagctctgccaaatcacattagaagaattgaagaaaagacTTTAGCGGTACCTATTTTGTTTTACACCTGGAGTGTGGGACCAATTTATGAGGTCATCATTTAGTTTCAGTGAAAGTCTGCCCCTGCTTCCAGTTCTAGAGCTGTTCAGGTTGTCCGACGGCAGCTGCAAGTTTCATTTGCAAACACTATAGTTGTCCACTAGAAATGGTATAGTACTATGGTGGCTGCCTGTAATATACCTTGTCTTTATAGTTCGTCATGTTCAGACAGTGCCATATTTAGACAAATGCTTAAAGTTGTTCATGTTTATGCACATGGCTCTAATTGTGCGACTTGTTAGTAGGGGACTTCAATCCACAGTGAAGTGTCAATGTTGTGACATATCTTAGATCTGTTGTGAAGGATATGGGAGGACAAGTAAACACAGGAAatctttttgttgcatttgaggaTCAATGAACAgaactgaaaagaaaatgtgTTGCACAACCTTAGAGTTAACTAAATACTTCTCGGTAACAACCCATCAATTGGTCCTGCCCATCCATGATACTTTATAGAGCATATATTCGCATGCATCACCAATAGTATTACAAGGCATACACATCAAGCATTAATAGCATTTTTGTTACGTTGTTTGCAGTGTGCCTCAAAGAGCTGGCCAGAGAAGAGGAACATCTCAAGGCAATGGTCGTTTCGGAAACAGTAGTCAAAGCAGTGGTGGCCGTGGACAGGGGAAATCCCGAGGGCATGATCGAAATCGTGTGCAAGTATCTGCTGCAGATCTTGATGCTGAACTGGACAAGTATCACTCAGAGGCAGTGAAAGAGAAATGAAGCTCTGATGTTCTATTTATACAGTGGGGTGGTGCTGAGACAGTGTGGCATTTTGGGTTAGAAACTGTCAAGTTGTTGCTTTGCTAATGTTTTATGCTAGAATTTTTTGCTGTTAGTGTCAGAACCATTCAGATACCATGTTCCAGGATCATGGTGCGTGGGGTTGGAACATTGAATGTTCAGTTAATGCTCCTTGTGGTATCAAATGCTTTTATTGTCCAATCCAGTATGTAAGTTGTGGTGCATATTTCTAAAGGGAGGATTCCTTATTTGCCACTGGAAAAGTTCCTCAATCCTGGATGGGCCCACATTTCATAGTCACAGACGATGGCAGCTTTGGGATTGGGGACATTTGCAATGGCACGTGAAGAATTCCACGAAAATCTATTCATGATAGTTGCAGCCTCAGATGAAACCATCGATGAACAAATTGTTTGTGTTGCATGTTCTATTTGCCAAGTTTTACTTGCCCATTGGAGACACGAGCCAAACATAAGTTCAAGTCCTAAACTCGGTCTTGAATCCTTGTGTTCTGTTCTATTTGCAGTGTCTTACAATTGTGTCTTGAATGTTTATGCTCTGTTCTATTTTCTGAGCCTTAATTCAATTTGATCTCGATTCTCTGCATGCCTCAATTCCTCCTCCGTATTAAAGGATCTTAGAGAATAATTCAGTTTCTCATCTTATCTATATAAATCAGCTTCGGCCAGTATAGGAGTATCTAGCAAACATATGCTGGATATATAGTAGCATCTGGGAATTGAGAAAGCACATTTAATTCCTGCCCTTGATTGTGTCCACTAAGCATGCGAGACAACCATAAAATGAGAATTTCAAAACTCTAATACTACATCTGTTCCCTTTTACTTGTTGATATCGATACGGTCTTCAACAAACACGTTTGAACATTATTTCTGATAACTATTTTttgataaaagttgataaaaattagatgatgttaaaatatttttcgTGATAAATTCACTATTACCATTTCATATGTTAAATCctaatagttttgtgtataatagtgatcaaagtttctaaaatttaaatacaCGTATTCTAAAAcgatatctatttgagaacgaAAATAGTAACACATAGCGATAACAAACTCTATTCACTCCATAACTTATGACCTATCTATGACACGTGACTCCTATCACTAGCTCACATAACGTGTTTGTGAACGAACACGTATATGGGGCTCCTCACTTCGTGCCTCCCGTCGGACCAAACGACGGACGCCGATGCGCCCAGGGTGCTGTTCACCGGCGCCAGCGAGCCGGAGACCCGTACCGTGAAGCTCAGCGTCTTGTTGTCCGCGCTGAACGCCAACTCGTCGGGAGTGACGGTGACCTTGATACCCGGCGCCGAGGTAACCTTGGCGTGGTACACCGAGTCGGTCGGCCCGACGTTGGTCACCGTCCGGGGGAACTCCGCGGCGAAGCCCACGCCGTAGTTGAGGACGGGCACGGCGATGGAGGGGTAGTTGAGGTCGCCGACGGCGCCCGTGTCTGCTGGGCACTTGGTGCCAGCCTTGCCAGTCATGGTCGCCAGCTGGGTCTTGTTGTAGCCCTGTGCGCAGAGGAAGCCGATGTAGTCGCCCTCGGAGGCGTCATACACGAGCCCTGGGTACCGAGCGCGGAGCGGGTTCACCTGCCCGGCGCCGTACGCGAGCTCGGCCTCCGGCGCACCGGAGGTCACCGGAGTCGCCGTGGTGACGAGCGCGGACATGACGGCGGCGGGGGACCAGTCCGGGTGGACGGACTTGACGTACGCCGCGACGCCGCTGACGTGTGGGCACGCCATGGACGTGCCCGAGATGATGTTGTACGGGACTCGCCGGCCGTCGATCTCGGCGCCAGACACCGACGCctgccccgaccacgccgccagGATGTCAACTCCCGGAGCGCTTATGTCCGGCTGCACACACGCATTCACCATTCAATCTCCAACAAAATACAGAGCACGTCAACAGAAATCTGCACAGATCTTAAAATGTATAATACATGATTCGGAACCCACCTTGAGGATGCCAAATGTGATCCGATTCGGGCCGCGAGACGAGAAGCTCGCAACGCTCGGCGCCGCCGCATCCATCACCGTCGCGCTGTTCATCACGGTGGCCATGGGAAGCCTGCAAGACGACGACGTGCAGTAGCACGGTCAGAGCAATCGTTCACAGAAATCCAGTTGAACACAAGGTAGTAATGGACGTTGCTATGGCTGGCCGACCTTGTTTTGGTGCTATTGTAGTAGGCGAGGATATAGTCGTACTGCTTCTCCGGGACGAGTATGGTGGGGACGGCGTACGAGAAGGCGATGTCGTCATTGTCGCCGTCGAGGCTGGCCACGATGGCCCCGTCGGCGCCCGATCCGTGGATGGCGCGCTCAGTGGCCCTATCGCCGCACAGGAGGACCGCTCCCTTGTACCGTTTGCCGCccagctcctcctcgccgcACTTGCCGGGGTCCACGAGGAGTGACCGCTTCCCGAGGTTAGGGAAGACGGTGATGGCGTTCCCCTGTGTCATAGTTTGGTCAAGCTGATCGATCACTTCCGGTCCTTGGTCATGGGGTAACGATGTGTGATCATGATGAGCATTAACTAGTACTTACCACGATGCGCTTGCCGTTGCCGAGGACGAGCTCACTGATGATCTTGCGGTCGGTGCTGGTAGCCGCGACGACGATCGTGTTGGCTTGATCTCCCAGCGCCCGTCGCCGGAGAAGATCAACCACCCCTCTGGAACTCTAGAGAACGCACGCACACACACTTGAACGAATGAACGCGGAGTGTTTTTGGTGCTGTCCAACTGACCAGCGTTTTCTGTGTTTAGCTAACAAACTTATACACGAAATTACAAGACTCAAACGTGTGGCAATCATCCACGACGCAGCGATCTTCTCGCCTCCGTAGTAGTCGCATTATCCCACGACTTGGAGACCAGGCCACCACTTCCACCTAGCCTATGATGCAACGGAAAAATAGCAAAGCCGGTGCATGCACTTATGCAGCAACGGTCTGTACGTGACGCGCTCAACGTGCTATCATTGAGCCCTTTATTCTAGCTAAAACATGCAGAGAGCCGAGCTTGGATTATCtaacaatctccccctaatTCATGCTCGGTTCTTACCTCAACTTGACGACTCCAATTCTGTCACGAAGCTCACAAAATCTTGCACGCCCAAGTGACTTCGTCAGAATATCAGCAAACTGCTCCTGTGTCTTCACGTAGTCCAGGCATATCCTCCCTTCCTCCACACATTTtcggatgaaatgaaacttaGTATCAATGTGTTTACTCCTGTCATGAAGTACGGGATTCTTGCTCAGAGCTATCGCTGACTGGTTATCCATCTTCAGAATAGGTTGCTGGGCGTTGGTACCTGCAATGTCGCCCAGCAATCTGTTGAGCCACACAGCTTGGCATGCTCCTGCTGCCCCTGCTATGTACTCAGCCTCACATGTTGACAGGGCTATGGTTTTCTGCTTCTGAGACTGCCATGAGATCACCATCTGCCCCAGGAAGAAAATCACCCCTGTAGTACTTTTCCTCTCATCTACATCTCCCCCATAGTCACTATCAGAATACCCTGTAATCCTGTTATTTCCCTTTTTGAACTTGGGGTAGACAAGGCCATAGTCCACTGTTCCTGCAATGTATCGCAGCAAGTGCTTGACAGCAGCAAGATGTTCTTGCCTAGGCTTCTCCATGAACCTGCTAACATATCCCACAGCATAAGTGATGTCTGGCCTTGTATGAACCAAGTACCTCAAACTGCCCACCAAGCTTCGGTACATCTTTGCATCAACTTCTTCTGTTGTGCTCCTGGTGGATAGCTGAAGCCGAACCTC
This region includes:
- the LOC133892210 gene encoding subtilisin-like protease SBT4.9, with amino-acid sequence MARTSLLLLAALSVFFSHAYAIHTLDGARPDKAASDGVDTKVYIVFTERQPAAAELSELHAGASVASFHHDLLSDVLDGSSSAPDRVVYHYSRSLHGFAARLTEEEKNKLAGKDGVLSIHEKVVYRPQTTRSWDFLGLPQQNDPTRLPFENDVIIGMIDTGIWPESDSFSDEGLPPPPAKWKGVCSKNFTSCNNKIIGARAYKDGNTTWSPLDLEGHGTHTASTAAGRAVPGASLGGLAAGTARGAVPGARLAIYKVCWDDGCSSEDILAAFDDAIADGVDVLSVSLGGMIAVDYSSDYLAIGAFHAMRHGIVTSVSGGNDGPGLGTISNVSPWTISNTIVVAATSTDRKIISELVLGNGKRIVGNAITVFPNLGKRSLLVDPGKCGEEELGGKRYKGAVLLCGDRATERAIHGSGADGAIVASLDGDNDDIAFSYAVPTILVPEKQYDYILAYYNSTKTRLPMATVMNSATVMDAAAPSVASFSSRGPNRITFGILKPDISAPGVDILAAWSGQASVSGAEIDGRRVPYNIISGTSMACPHVSGVAAYVKSVHPDWSPAAVMSALVTTATPVTSGAPEAELAYGAGQVNPLRARYPGLVYDASEGDYIGFLCAQGYNKTQLATMTGKAGTKCPADTGAVGDLNYPSIAVPVLNYGVGFAAEFPRTVTNVGPTDSVYHAKVTSAPGIKVTVTPDELAFSADNKTLSFTVRVSGSLAPVNSTLGASASVVWSDGRHEVRSPIYVFVHKHVM